The Spirochaetaceae bacterium genome window below encodes:
- a CDS encoding LLM class flavin-dependent oxidoreductase — MNVLFFHLMPYAELPADFRERHPSIWVDIDSRLFDPQRGGAMYNDYLDELEDAARLGFDGVCVNEHHANGYGMMPSPNLMAAVLARGTKRGAICVMGNAAALYDPPTRVAEEMAMLDCISGGRLIAGLPLGTPMDTCYAYGQNPSMVRDRYLEACDLIVRAWQERDPFPFAGRFYQQRYVNCWPRPVQQPRPPIWVPGGGAPETWRMCGERGYVYAALSYFGYQTARGVLKGYWAELERQGLEPNPFQAGYLQLVGVAETKREALERYREPAEYFYTNCLHTNPRFAVPPGYATEASVRFRARQATSGNPVAQFTTAPSYEQILERGYLLVGTPDEVAERLREIAVDLNVGQLMLLLHFGNMDRDLTRANTELFATGVLPQIRDLFTDRWQDHWWPAAAARNA, encoded by the coding sequence GTGAACGTGCTGTTCTTTCACCTGATGCCGTACGCTGAACTGCCCGCCGACTTTCGCGAGCGGCATCCGTCGATCTGGGTGGACATCGACTCGCGGCTGTTCGATCCGCAACGCGGCGGGGCGATGTACAACGACTACCTGGACGAGCTGGAGGACGCGGCGCGGCTGGGCTTCGACGGGGTGTGCGTCAACGAGCACCACGCCAACGGCTACGGCATGATGCCGTCGCCCAACCTGATGGCGGCGGTCCTGGCGCGCGGCACGAAGCGGGGCGCCATCTGCGTGATGGGCAACGCGGCGGCGCTGTACGACCCGCCGACCCGGGTGGCGGAGGAGATGGCGATGCTGGACTGCATCTCCGGCGGGCGGCTGATCGCCGGGCTGCCGCTGGGCACGCCGATGGACACCTGCTACGCCTACGGCCAGAACCCCAGCATGGTGCGCGACCGCTACCTCGAGGCGTGCGACCTGATCGTGCGCGCCTGGCAGGAGCGCGACCCGTTTCCGTTCGCCGGGCGCTTCTACCAGCAGCGCTACGTGAACTGCTGGCCGCGCCCGGTACAGCAGCCCAGGCCGCCGATCTGGGTGCCGGGCGGCGGGGCGCCGGAGACTTGGCGCATGTGCGGCGAGCGCGGCTACGTGTACGCGGCGCTGTCCTACTTCGGCTACCAGACCGCGCGCGGCGTGCTCAAGGGCTACTGGGCGGAGCTGGAGCGCCAGGGGCTGGAGCCCAACCCGTTCCAGGCCGGCTACCTGCAACTCGTCGGCGTTGCCGAGACCAAGCGCGAGGCGCTGGAGCGGTACCGCGAGCCGGCCGAGTACTTCTACACCAACTGCCTGCACACCAACCCGCGCTTCGCGGTGCCGCCCGGCTACGCCACCGAGGCGTCGGTGCGGTTTCGCGCCCGGCAGGCCACCTCCGGCAACCCGGTCGCCCAGTTCACCACCGCGCCGAGCTACGAGCAGATCCTGGAGCGCGGCTACCTGCTGGTCGGCACGCCGGACGAGGTGGCCGAACGGCTGCGCGAGATCGCGGTGGACCTGAACGTCGGCCAGCTCATGCTGCTGCTGCACTTCGGCAACATGGACCGCGACCTGACGCGCGCCAACACCGAGCTGTTCGCGACCGGAGTGCTGCCGCAGATCCGCGACCTGTTCACCGACCGGTGGCAGGACCACTGGTGGCCGGCCGCGGCCGCGAGGAACGCGTGA
- a CDS encoding alpha/beta fold hydrolase encodes MSGPAHPASRQGDTSARTAPPGPLGPPAAAWEPGRTRREPSVTVAGVACRVWEQGTGRPVTFLPGIGGLPRWSAFLDALARERRVAAPSLPGFPGSSALPELDDHLDWLLAAADLLHACGAAGGDLVAVSVGAALAADVAAVWPDAVRRLVLVSPLGLFDPADPSADIFAPPADGLGALLCRDPARFEAHVALPDGADRVEWTVQQVRAQEAAARLLWPVGDTRLARRLHRVTGPTLLVFGGHDRVLPPSYRQRFQRALPHARLEVVDDAGHLVDLDAPSILARLVEEFLRS; translated from the coding sequence GTGAGCGGGCCCGCTCACCCTGCGTCCAGGCAGGGCGACACCAGCGCCCGGACGGCGCCGCCCGGACCGCTTGGACCGCCCGCCGCGGCATGGGAACCGGGGCGCACGCGACGGGAACCGTCGGTCACGGTTGCCGGCGTGGCGTGCCGGGTGTGGGAGCAGGGAACGGGCCGCCCGGTGACCTTCCTGCCCGGCATCGGCGGGCTGCCGCGCTGGAGCGCCTTTCTCGACGCACTGGCGCGTGAGCGGCGGGTTGCCGCGCCGAGCCTGCCGGGATTCCCCGGCTCGTCGGCCCTGCCGGAACTGGACGATCACCTCGACTGGCTGCTGGCCGCCGCCGACCTGCTGCACGCGTGCGGCGCGGCCGGCGGCGACCTGGTGGCCGTGTCGGTGGGCGCCGCGCTGGCCGCCGACGTGGCTGCGGTGTGGCCGGACGCCGTGCGGCGGCTGGTGCTGGTGTCCCCGCTCGGCCTGTTCGACCCGGCGGACCCCAGCGCCGACATCTTCGCCCCGCCGGCGGACGGATTGGGCGCGCTGCTGTGCCGCGACCCGGCCCGCTTCGAGGCGCACGTGGCCCTACCGGACGGCGCCGACCGGGTGGAGTGGACGGTGCAGCAGGTGCGCGCCCAGGAGGCGGCCGCGCGCCTGCTGTGGCCGGTGGGCGACACGCGCCTCGCGCGCCGCCTGCACCGCGTCACCGGGCCCACGCTGCTGGTGTTCGGCGGGCACGACCGCGTGCTGCCGCCCTCATACCGGCAGCGCTTCCAGCGCGCCTTGCCGCACGCGCGGCTGGAGGTGGTCGACGACGCCGGCCACCTGGTCGACCTGGACGCGCCAAGCATCCTGGCTCGCTTGGTGGAGGAGTTTCTCCGCTCCTGA
- a CDS encoding PIN domain-containing protein, translated as MSFVDSNVFVYLFDEANPAKRRRAREIVRLSLSQSWVVSYQVVQETLNVITRKLKTPVTADHARRFLNAVLLPLWSVAPSAELYRRGLEIQSRYEYGFYDALIIAAALEASCTRLLSEDLQHGQRIDTLTIENPFLGLPRSAESND; from the coding sequence GTGAGCTTCGTCGACTCGAACGTCTTCGTATATCTGTTCGACGAAGCCAATCCGGCAAAGCGGCGGCGCGCCCGGGAGATCGTGCGACTGTCGCTTTCGCAGAGCTGGGTCGTGAGCTACCAGGTAGTCCAGGAGACGCTCAACGTGATCACGCGCAAACTCAAGACCCCGGTGACGGCAGACCATGCCCGCCGTTTCCTGAATGCCGTATTGCTTCCGCTGTGGTCGGTCGCGCCTAGTGCCGAGCTGTACCGCCGCGGTCTGGAGATCCAGTCCCGCTACGAGTATGGGTTCTACGACGCACTGATCATCGCCGCCGCGCTCGAAGCATCCTGCACACGGTTGCTCAGCGAGGACCTGCAGCACGGCCAGAGGATCGACACGCTGACTATCGAGAATCCGTTTCTGGGTCTACCGCGCAGTGCCGAATCGAATGACTGA
- a CDS encoding M20/M25/M40 family metallo-hydrolase, translated as MIDAARLLDTFLTILRIDSYHPNEDPVVDALRPKLLQAGMVLQADPHRNVLGYWPGSDAKADHEPVLLCAHTDTVRPTPGMEPVIRDGAVHTDGSSVLGADDKAAVAAMVEAVEGIAAEGVAHPPVELLFTVGEDVGHIGSKAFDVAPVRSPMAFIADVDGPVGAVILASPWSETLVVSFRGRAAHAGTEPESGRSALQMAARAIDRMRLGRVDAHTTANAGVLTGGEESNIIPAHAELKLQVRSLDEGAFQAHRSHLLECCRQGAEAFGGSAEVESVNSTTGYRFPEEAAVVQRAQRAIRAAGLTPRLATSGGTSDANEFNAKGLPTAVISVGYRDIHTNQESMPLDELERLTQVCRALMLGT; from the coding sequence ATGATCGACGCGGCGAGACTGCTCGACACGTTCCTCACGATTCTGCGCATCGACAGCTACCACCCCAACGAGGACCCGGTGGTCGACGCGCTGCGCCCCAAGCTGCTGCAGGCCGGGATGGTCCTGCAGGCCGACCCGCATCGCAACGTGCTCGGCTACTGGCCGGGATCGGACGCCAAGGCTGACCACGAGCCGGTCCTGCTGTGCGCTCATACCGATACGGTTCGGCCGACGCCCGGCATGGAGCCGGTGATTCGCGACGGTGCGGTGCACACCGACGGATCGAGCGTGCTCGGCGCCGATGACAAGGCGGCGGTCGCCGCGATGGTGGAAGCGGTGGAGGGGATTGCCGCCGAGGGCGTGGCCCACCCGCCGGTGGAGCTGCTGTTTACCGTGGGCGAGGATGTCGGCCACATCGGCTCCAAGGCGTTCGACGTAGCCCCGGTGCGCTCGCCGATGGCATTCATTGCGGACGTCGACGGGCCGGTCGGCGCCGTGATTCTGGCCAGCCCGTGGTCGGAGACGCTGGTCGTCAGCTTCCGCGGCCGCGCCGCACACGCCGGTACCGAGCCGGAGTCGGGCCGCAGTGCCCTGCAGATGGCCGCGCGCGCCATCGACCGGATGCGGCTCGGCCGCGTCGATGCGCACACCACCGCCAACGCCGGGGTGCTCACCGGCGGCGAGGAATCGAACATCATCCCGGCCCACGCCGAGCTGAAGCTGCAGGTGCGCAGCCTCGACGAAGGCGCGTTCCAGGCCCACCGGTCGCACCTGCTGGAGTGCTGCCGGCAAGGTGCCGAGGCGTTCGGCGGCAGCGCCGAGGTGGAGTCGGTCAACTCGACCACCGGTTATCGCTTCCCCGAGGAAGCGGCGGTAGTGCAGCGGGCGCAGCGTGCGATCCGCGCGGCCGGGCTGACCCCGCGCCTCGCGACCTCAGGCGGAACCAGCGACGCCAACGAGTTCAACGCCAAGGGCCTGCCCACGGCGGTCATCTCGGTCGGCTACCGCGACATCCACACCAACCAGGAATCAATGCCCCTCGACGAGCTGGAACGCCTGACCCAGGTATGCCGCGCCCTGATGCTCGGAACGTGA
- a CDS encoding ankyrin repeat domain-containing protein, giving the protein MSVQSLPPRPSLASVKKQAKQLLRLHRNDPDSVRARIQEHHPRPDRFELLADAQLVVAREYGFPSWRRLSEHVEELVADSRDGEVAQFLDLACLTYGNDSTARIDRAKAMLAARPALAEADAHAAAATANAGALRRLLDEDAGRASAPGGPRNWPPLLYLCYSRVTEQLPEADAVATARLLLDRGADPNSHYMWDGTYRFTALTGAMGEGEGGVVSQPPHAHAMALATLLLDAGADPNDAQGLYNTIFRPHNGWLRLLLDRGLTAAARINWKTDNQVGTLDFMLGHAATKGFTERVELLLRHGADPGGVNYYDGRTHHENALLNGFGDIADMLVRAGAEPAELSPENRFRAACMNGDEAAARAALEHAPDSLNDAGALSAAASLGNVAALRCMLNLGADPNATSEDGTTALHQAAWHDHRAAAELLIEHGARPLRDRNHESTPAGWADYAGHAAMRDYLLDHCPDGLDLISFGRIEALRRYLAEHSGFATDTLPGGGSPLHHLRDDIDHLEQVVAALLEAGADLAVRDAKGETPRESAVRRGDAAVAALLSG; this is encoded by the coding sequence ATGTCCGTGCAATCACTACCACCGCGGCCGAGTCTGGCCAGCGTCAAGAAGCAGGCCAAGCAGCTACTGCGCCTGCACCGCAACGATCCCGACAGCGTTCGCGCGCGTATCCAGGAGCATCATCCCCGCCCGGACCGGTTCGAACTGCTGGCCGACGCCCAACTCGTGGTGGCCCGCGAGTACGGGTTCCCGAGCTGGCGCAGGCTGTCCGAGCACGTCGAGGAACTGGTCGCGGACTCCCGGGACGGCGAGGTGGCCCAGTTTCTGGACCTTGCCTGCCTGACCTACGGCAACGACTCTACGGCGCGGATCGACCGGGCCAAGGCGATGCTGGCGGCGCGGCCGGCACTGGCGGAGGCCGACGCGCACGCCGCCGCCGCCACGGCCAACGCCGGCGCGTTGCGGCGGCTCCTGGACGAGGATGCGGGCCGTGCGTCGGCTCCCGGCGGGCCGCGCAACTGGCCGCCGCTGCTCTACCTGTGCTACTCGCGGGTCACCGAACAGCTTCCGGAGGCCGACGCCGTCGCCACCGCCCGTCTGCTGCTCGACCGCGGCGCGGACCCGAACTCGCACTACATGTGGGACGGTACGTACCGGTTCACCGCCTTGACCGGAGCGATGGGCGAAGGGGAGGGAGGCGTCGTCAGCCAGCCGCCGCATGCGCACGCCATGGCCCTGGCTACGCTGCTGCTCGACGCGGGCGCCGACCCCAACGACGCCCAGGGCCTCTACAACACGATCTTCCGTCCCCACAACGGCTGGCTCAGGCTGCTGCTTGACCGCGGGCTCACGGCAGCGGCCAGGATCAACTGGAAGACCGACAACCAGGTCGGGACCCTCGACTTCATGCTCGGCCACGCGGCCACCAAGGGGTTCACCGAGCGGGTCGAGCTGTTGCTCCGGCATGGCGCCGATCCGGGTGGCGTCAACTACTACGACGGGCGCACCCACCACGAGAACGCGCTGCTGAACGGCTTCGGCGACATCGCCGACATGCTGGTGCGCGCCGGCGCGGAGCCGGCCGAGCTGAGCCCCGAGAACCGCTTCCGCGCCGCCTGCATGAACGGCGACGAGGCGGCCGCGCGCGCCGCGCTCGAGCACGCGCCCGACAGCCTGAACGACGCCGGTGCACTGTCGGCGGCCGCGTCCCTGGGCAACGTTGCTGCCCTGCGGTGCATGCTGAATCTCGGCGCCGACCCGAACGCCACCTCCGAGGACGGCACCACCGCCCTGCACCAGGCGGCGTGGCACGACCATCGGGCGGCCGCCGAGTTGCTCATCGAGCACGGCGCCCGCCCGCTGCGCGACCGCAACCACGAGTCGACGCCGGCCGGGTGGGCCGACTACGCCGGCCACGCCGCCATGCGCGACTACCTGCTCGACCACTGTCCCGACGGCCTCGACCTGATCTCCTTCGGGAGGATTGAGGCGCTGCGACGGTACCTGGCAGAACATTCAGGCTTCGCCACCGATACGTTGCCCGGCGGCGGCTCACCCCTGCACCACCTGCGCGACGACATCGATCACCTCGAACAGGTGGTAGCCGCGCTCCTGGAGGCCGGCGCCGACCTCGCCGTCCGCGACGCCAAGGGCGAGACGCCCCGGGAGAGCGCTGTCCGCCGCGGCGACGCCGCGGTCGCGGCTCTCCTCTCAGGCTGA
- a CDS encoding type II toxin-antitoxin system ParD family antitoxin — protein sequence MLGDVNTTMNVSLPASLKSFVDEQVAGRGYGTCSEYVRALIRRDQDRQSLRRLLFEGAGSAPTGPVDAAYFDDLRARVR from the coding sequence ATGCTGGGCGACGTGAACACCACCATGAACGTATCGCTGCCCGCCTCGCTGAAGTCGTTCGTAGACGAGCAGGTCGCCGGACGCGGTTACGGAACCTGCAGCGAGTACGTGCGCGCTCTGATCCGCCGGGATCAGGACCGCCAGAGCCTGCGCCGGCTGTTGTTCGAGGGAGCCGGGTCAGCCCCTACGGGTCCGGTGGATGCGGCCTACTTCGATGACCTGAGAGCACGCGTTCGCTGA